The Blastococcus sp. HT6-4 genome window below encodes:
- a CDS encoding 3-hydroxybutyryl-CoA dehydrogenase: MARELNEVGVVGLGTMGAGITEVLARAGLSVTAVEVNDEALARGRGHLEQSTDRAVARGKLDPADRDAIFERVRFSTSLEDLGDAELVIEAIPERMELKADVFAKLDKICPPDTILATNTSSLSVTELSVVTGRPSKVIGMHFFNPAPVMKLVEVVRTVVTEPSVVEDVEALADRLGKVDVTIGDKAGFIANALLFGYLNHAVSMYENRYASREDIDAGMRLGCGLPMGPLALMDLIGIDTAYEILDTMYKQSRNRLHAPSPVIKQMMTAGLLGRKVGRGFYTYAEPGSAEVVPDASTPVPGGAAEGARPVQTVGVVGSGTMATGIIEVVAKGGYDVVFVARSAEKVEAVRKALAKSLDKQVVRGRLEEAARDEILARVTGTDSLDDLADRDLIIEAVIESLPVKEALFANLGEIAKAGAVLATTTSSLPVIECAKASGRPADVVGMHFFNPAQVMKLVEVVSTISTAPDVAATVHAVSAKLKKHAVSCTDRAGFIVNALLFPYLNDAVKMLEAHYATADDIDAAMKVGCGYPMGPFELLDVVGLDVSLAIERELYTEFREPGFAPAPLLEHLVTAGYLGRKTGRGFRDYASR; this comes from the coding sequence GTGGCCAGAGAACTGAACGAGGTCGGCGTCGTGGGGCTCGGCACCATGGGTGCGGGCATCACCGAGGTACTCGCACGGGCGGGCCTGTCGGTCACCGCCGTGGAGGTGAACGACGAGGCGCTGGCCCGCGGGCGAGGGCACCTGGAGCAGTCCACCGACCGCGCCGTGGCGCGCGGCAAGCTCGACCCGGCCGACCGGGACGCGATCTTCGAGCGCGTCCGCTTCTCCACCTCGCTGGAGGACCTGGGCGACGCCGAGCTGGTCATCGAGGCCATCCCGGAGCGGATGGAGCTCAAGGCCGACGTCTTCGCCAAGCTCGACAAGATCTGCCCGCCGGACACCATCCTGGCGACCAACACCTCGAGCCTGTCGGTCACCGAGCTGTCGGTGGTCACCGGCCGGCCGAGCAAGGTCATCGGGATGCACTTCTTCAACCCGGCGCCGGTCATGAAGCTGGTCGAGGTGGTGCGCACCGTCGTCACCGAGCCGTCGGTGGTCGAGGACGTCGAGGCCCTCGCCGACCGCCTGGGCAAGGTCGACGTGACGATCGGCGACAAGGCCGGCTTCATCGCCAACGCCCTGCTGTTCGGCTACCTCAACCACGCGGTCTCCATGTACGAGAACCGCTACGCCAGCCGCGAGGACATCGACGCGGGCATGCGGCTCGGCTGCGGCCTCCCGATGGGCCCGTTGGCCCTGATGGACCTCATCGGCATCGACACCGCCTACGAGATCCTCGACACGATGTACAAGCAGTCGCGCAACCGGCTGCACGCGCCCAGCCCGGTCATCAAGCAGATGATGACCGCCGGGCTGCTCGGCCGGAAGGTCGGCCGCGGCTTCTACACCTACGCCGAGCCGGGCTCCGCCGAGGTCGTCCCCGACGCGAGCACCCCGGTCCCGGGTGGGGCCGCGGAGGGCGCCCGCCCGGTGCAGACCGTGGGCGTCGTGGGCTCCGGGACGATGGCCACCGGCATCATCGAGGTCGTCGCCAAGGGCGGCTACGACGTCGTCTTCGTCGCGCGGTCGGCGGAGAAGGTCGAGGCCGTGCGCAAGGCGCTGGCCAAGTCGCTCGACAAGCAGGTCGTCCGCGGCCGGCTCGAGGAGGCCGCCCGCGACGAGATCCTCGCCCGGGTCACCGGCACCGACTCGCTGGACGACCTCGCCGACCGCGACCTGATCATCGAGGCCGTGATCGAGTCGCTGCCGGTCAAGGAGGCGCTGTTCGCCAACCTCGGCGAGATCGCCAAGGCCGGCGCGGTGCTCGCCACCACCACCTCCAGCCTCCCGGTCATCGAGTGCGCCAAGGCCAGCGGCCGCCCGGCCGACGTCGTGGGCATGCACTTCTTCAACCCGGCGCAGGTCATGAAGCTGGTGGAGGTCGTCTCGACCATCTCCACGGCGCCCGACGTCGCCGCCACGGTGCACGCGGTCTCGGCGAAGCTGAAGAAGCACGCGGTCTCCTGCACCGACCGTGCCGGCTTCATCGTCAACGCGCTGCTCTTCCCGTACCTGAACGACGCGGTGAAGATGCTGGAGGCGCACTACGCCACCGCCGACGACATCGACGCCGCCATGAAGGTCGGCTGCGGCTACCCGATGGGTCCCTTCGAGCTCCTGGACGTCGTGGGTCTGGACGTCTCGCTCGCCATCGAGCGGGAGCTCTACACCGAGTTCCGGGAGCCCGGTTTCGCCCCGGCGCCGCTGCTCGAGCACCTGGTGACCGCCGGCTACCTGGGCCGCAAGACCGGTCGCGGGTTCCGGGACTACGCCAGCCGCTGA
- a CDS encoding DUF4397 domain-containing protein gives MVLALLIGGLAAPARAATDDPAPGSLRVAHLSPDTPAVDVSLAPAAAPGTVLTDPGPTLVAGLRYGGLSHYRELPAGAYAVSIRAAGAPPGTPPVLSRRVDVPPGQARTVLIGGAFAELSLAPVDDDLGAPPPGAARVRVVAATTDGLDVALTGGPELATDLGAPGVGPYVTVPGGRYLARADGAGDTAVELPAGSVVTLLALDRPAGGVELRAVVDATGPAVRPVGGVAAGGGSRPAGGWLRGVRSALGTAPAHVAEAATWTEPVAVPVPVRVRVPAAGIDAAVTGAGLDAAGALVPPADPALAGWFTAGPRPGAAGPAVLTGHVDWAGRPGALAGLADAVPGDEVLVDRADGSVARFRVTGVAQHRKAAFPGTAVYAPTPGAELRLITCGGPFDRGDYRDNVVVSARLVG, from the coding sequence GTGGTCCTGGCGCTGCTGATCGGCGGCCTGGCCGCACCCGCCCGGGCAGCCACCGACGACCCCGCGCCCGGGTCGCTGCGCGTGGCGCACCTCTCCCCCGACACCCCGGCGGTCGACGTCTCGCTGGCCCCGGCAGCGGCGCCCGGCACGGTGCTCACCGATCCCGGGCCCACCCTGGTCGCGGGGCTGCGCTACGGCGGTCTCAGCCACTACCGGGAGCTCCCCGCCGGCGCGTACGCGGTGAGCATCCGTGCGGCCGGTGCGCCGCCGGGCACACCGCCGGTGTTGTCGCGGCGCGTCGACGTCCCGCCCGGCCAGGCGCGCACGGTGCTGATCGGTGGCGCGTTCGCCGAGCTGTCCCTCGCCCCGGTGGACGACGACCTGGGCGCCCCGCCGCCCGGTGCCGCACGGGTGCGGGTGGTCGCCGCCACCACGGACGGCCTGGACGTCGCGCTGACCGGCGGCCCGGAGCTCGCCACCGACCTCGGCGCCCCCGGTGTCGGCCCCTACGTCACCGTGCCCGGCGGCCGGTACCTCGCGCGGGCCGACGGTGCCGGTGACACCGCGGTGGAGCTGCCGGCCGGCTCGGTGGTCACGCTGCTCGCCCTGGACCGGCCGGCAGGTGGCGTCGAGCTGCGCGCGGTCGTCGACGCGACCGGCCCGGCCGTGCGCCCCGTCGGCGGGGTGGCGGCCGGAGGCGGCTCCCGCCCGGCGGGCGGGTGGCTGCGGGGCGTCCGCTCCGCGCTGGGCACGGCGCCTGCCCACGTCGCCGAAGCGGCCACGTGGACGGAGCCGGTGGCGGTGCCGGTGCCGGTGCGGGTGCGGGTACCCGCCGCGGGGATCGACGCCGCGGTCACCGGCGCGGGCCTGGACGCCGCCGGCGCGCTCGTGCCCCCGGCGGATCCGGCGCTCGCCGGCTGGTTCACCGCCGGTCCCCGCCCGGGCGCGGCCGGCCCCGCGGTGCTCACCGGGCACGTGGACTGGGCCGGGCGCCCCGGCGCCCTGGCGGGGCTCGCCGACGCCGTACCCGGCGACGAGGTGCTCGTGGACCGGGCGGACGGCAGCGTGGCGCGGTTCCGGGTGACCGGGGTCGCGCAGCACCGCAAGGCGGCCTTCCCCGGCACCGCGGTCTACGCGCCGACGCCCGGAGCCGAGCTGCGGCTGATCACCTGCGGTGGGCCGTTCGACCGGGGCGACTACCGCGACAACGTCGTCGTCTCGGCGCGGCTCGTCGGCTGA